The bacterium genome has a segment encoding these proteins:
- the recG gene encoding ATP-dependent DNA helicase RecG gives MLSITTPLANIKGLPSRFLLKFQKLTIKTVRDLLWHFPTRYEDFSTTVKIADLETNQTATIQGFIRKVALRRTFRKRMVVVEATIADDTAAITAIWFNQPFIAKNLRIGHLANFAGKVSAGDEGLFLSNPSYELVTGAVGETRHTAGLIPTYPETKGLTSKGIRYLMRVILGNVAPIEDFIPPDILLKNRLPEVNTALHAIHSPKTLEEAAAGKKRFAFEDLFLLQINNIKARLELAKEKAPSLPVGEEDLHAIIAKLPFQLTPSQHQSLHEIVEDIGKARPMNRLLQGDVGSGKTVIAAIAAIIAAKNGYQTAFMAPTEVLARQHYKTLTTIFGHLRIPIGMLTSSESKIFFEEGLASDIKKSEAQKRIESGEIKIIIGTHAIIQKSIAFKSLALAIVDEQHRFGVSQRAALLAQKQKALVPHFLSMSATPIPRTLTLTIFGDLDLSLITELPVGRKPIITKVVAPENRANAYAFVRGEVKKGRQAFVICPRIEKAEHVEGEALSTLGAAWSEVKAVKEEYEKLSQKVFPDLKVGMLHGKLKSAEKAKIMADFSEKNLDILVSTSVVEVGVDIPNATIMLIEGAERFGLSQLYQFRGRVGRGEHQSFCLLFTDSSSESAARRLQSLLEAKNGFELAEKDLAIRGPGEFLGESQTGLPDLAMQALNNMELVKLARAAAAAVIKKDQTLKSHPALKEKFASFRKQIHLE, from the coding sequence ATGTTAAGCATCACCACCCCGCTCGCGAACATTAAAGGGCTGCCCAGCCGGTTTCTCTTGAAATTTCAAAAGCTCACCATCAAGACGGTGCGCGATTTACTTTGGCATTTTCCAACACGCTATGAAGATTTTTCAACAACCGTAAAAATCGCGGATCTTGAAACCAATCAAACCGCGACCATCCAAGGATTTATCCGCAAAGTCGCCCTGCGACGCACATTCCGGAAACGCATGGTAGTGGTAGAGGCAACCATCGCCGATGATACCGCCGCCATCACCGCCATCTGGTTCAACCAACCATTCATCGCAAAAAATCTCCGCATCGGACATCTTGCCAATTTCGCGGGAAAAGTGTCCGCGGGCGATGAGGGACTCTTCCTTTCAAACCCTTCGTACGAATTGGTCACCGGCGCCGTCGGCGAAACGCGACACACGGCGGGACTCATTCCCACATATCCCGAAACAAAGGGGTTGACCTCCAAAGGCATCCGCTATCTGATGCGCGTGATTCTGGGAAACGTCGCGCCAATTGAAGATTTTATTCCGCCGGACATACTGCTTAAAAACCGTCTGCCGGAAGTAAACACCGCGTTGCACGCCATTCACTCCCCGAAGACACTGGAGGAAGCAGCCGCTGGGAAAAAGCGCTTCGCGTTTGAAGACCTGTTTCTTTTGCAAATCAACAACATCAAAGCGCGCCTTGAACTTGCAAAGGAAAAGGCGCCGTCGCTTCCCGTCGGCGAAGAAGACTTGCACGCGATCATCGCGAAGCTCCCCTTCCAGCTCACGCCATCGCAACATCAGAGTCTGCACGAAATCGTTGAAGACATCGGCAAAGCCCGCCCGATGAACCGATTGCTCCAAGGAGACGTGGGATCCGGCAAAACCGTCATCGCGGCGATCGCGGCAATCATCGCCGCAAAAAATGGCTACCAGACGGCATTTATGGCGCCGACCGAAGTACTCGCGCGCCAGCACTACAAAACACTCACGACAATTTTCGGCCATCTCCGCATCCCTATCGGCATGTTGACAAGCTCAGAATCAAAAATCTTTTTTGAGGAAGGACTTGCCTCCGACATCAAAAAAAGCGAAGCACAAAAGCGCATTGAATCCGGAGAAATAAAAATCATCATCGGCACGCACGCCATCATTCAAAAAAGCATCGCGTTTAAATCATTGGCGCTCGCGATCGTGGATGAACAGCATCGCTTCGGCGTTTCACAGCGCGCGGCGCTGCTTGCCCAGAAACAAAAAGCGCTCGTGCCGCACTTTCTCTCTATGAGCGCGACGCCGATCCCCCGCACCCTCACGCTCACCATCTTCGGCGACCTTGATCTTTCGCTCATCACCGAACTTCCGGTAGGGCGAAAGCCGATTATCACCAAAGTGGTCGCGCCGGAAAACCGCGCCAACGCGTATGCGTTCGTCCGCGGTGAAGTCAAGAAAGGCCGGCAAGCATTCGTCATCTGCCCGCGCATCGAAAAAGCGGAGCACGTCGAAGGCGAGGCGCTAAGCACGCTCGGCGCAGCCTGGAGCGAAGTAAAGGCGGTAAAAGAAGAATACGAAAAACTCTCACAAAAAGTATTTCCGGACTTGAAGGTCGGCATGCTCCACGGCAAACTGAAAAGCGCCGAAAAGGCAAAAATCATGGCGGATTTTTCCGAAAAAAACTTGGACATTCTCGTCTCCACCTCGGTCGTGGAAGTCGGAGTGGACATCCCGAACGCCACCATCATGCTCATTGAGGGCGCGGAGCGTTTCGGGCTTTCCCAGCTCTACCAATTCCGCGGCAGAGTCGGCCGCGGTGAACACCAATCGTTCTGTTTGTTGTTCACCGATTCATCGTCGGAATCCGCCGCGCGCAGATTACAGTCGCTACTTGAAGCAAAAAATGGTTTTGAGCTCGCCGAAAAAGATCTGGCAATCCGTGGTCCCGGAGAATTCTTAGGCGAAAGCCAAACCGGACTCCCCGACCTTGCCATGCAAGCGTTAAACAATATGGAACTCGTAAAGCTCGCGCGGGCGGCGGCGGCAGCAGTCATAAAAAAAGACCAGACACTTAAAAGTCACCCGGCACTCAAAGAAAAATTCGCCTCGTTCCGGAAGCAAATACATCTGGAATAG
- a CDS encoding HD domain-containing protein, which produces MEIPKEIIAIGKTLHDAGYKAYLVGGCVRDILIGREPKDWDVTTDAKPEEIQKIFTTFAGGTAEDPSTVYENTFGTVGIKTDSEDSKLKIVEVTTFRLEGKYTDKRHPDEIKFAKTVEEDLARRDFTINAIALSLSQGKPSTRVARSGNKLLVPELVEGRLIDPFGGQDDLAKKIIRTVGNPDERFTEDALRLMRAVRFAAQLGFVIEKETAVAIKKHAGLLEMISKERVRDELTKLLMTDNAVQGVEDMRAYGLLRYVLPELQDGVGVGQNKHHIYSVYEHNLRSFKYAVEKNFPLDLRITALLHDVGKPATKHGEGENCTFYGHQVVGERIAIMMLDRLHFPRQLIEKVALLIREHMFVYDPESVTLAGVRRIVRRVGSENVDDLMLVREADRIGSGVPKAQPYRLRYLKAMIEKVQKDPIHPKMLVLKGDDVMRILHIAAGPRVGKILAALLEEALEHPELNDAAVLEKHVRELGALSEKELDAIAAKAKKSAANAQERIDAEIKKKYFVQ; this is translated from the coding sequence ATGGAAATCCCCAAAGAAATTATCGCTATCGGTAAAACGCTTCACGACGCCGGCTACAAGGCTTATCTTGTGGGTGGGTGCGTGCGGGATATTTTGATTGGACGAGAACCAAAAGATTGGGATGTGACGACGGACGCGAAACCGGAAGAAATCCAAAAGATTTTCACTACGTTTGCCGGCGGGACTGCGGAAGATCCCTCTACTGTTTATGAAAATACTTTTGGCACGGTCGGTATTAAAACCGATTCTGAAGATTCGAAATTAAAAATCGTTGAAGTGACGACGTTCCGGCTTGAAGGAAAATACACCGACAAGCGGCATCCGGACGAAATCAAGTTTGCAAAAACGGTGGAGGAAGATTTAGCCAGACGCGATTTTACGATAAATGCAATCGCACTCAGCCTTTCTCAAGGTAAGCCTTCGACTCGCGTTGCTCGCTCAGGCAATAAATTATTAGTTCCTGAGCTTGTCGAAGGACGACTCATTGATCCATTTGGCGGCCAAGACGATCTTGCAAAAAAAATCATTCGCACTGTCGGGAATCCCGATGAGCGATTTACCGAAGACGCCTTGCGCTTGATGCGTGCGGTGCGGTTTGCGGCGCAGCTTGGTTTTGTAATTGAAAAAGAAACCGCTGTGGCGATAAAAAAGCACGCAGGGCTTTTGGAGATGATTTCAAAGGAGCGTGTGCGCGATGAACTGACAAAACTGCTTATGACGGACAATGCCGTGCAGGGGGTTGAAGACATGCGCGCATATGGCCTCCTGCGCTATGTGTTGCCGGAACTGCAAGATGGCGTTGGTGTGGGCCAGAACAAGCATCATATATATAGCGTGTACGAACACAACCTCCGTTCATTCAAGTATGCGGTTGAAAAAAACTTTCCGCTGGATTTGCGCATTACCGCGTTGTTGCATGACGTGGGGAAGCCCGCGACCAAACATGGGGAAGGAGAGAATTGTACGTTTTACGGACATCAAGTGGTGGGGGAGCGCATCGCGATTATGATGCTTGACCGGCTACATTTCCCGCGCCAGCTGATTGAGAAGGTTGCATTGCTTATCAGAGAGCATATGTTTGTGTACGATCCGGAGTCCGTCACGCTCGCGGGCGTGCGTCGCATTGTCCGCCGCGTCGGTTCGGAAAATGTTGATGACCTTATGCTGGTCCGTGAAGCCGACCGCATCGGAAGCGGCGTACCCAAAGCCCAGCCGTATCGTTTGCGTTACTTAAAAGCGATGATTGAAAAAGTGCAAAAAGATCCGATTCACCCGAAGATGCTTGTGCTGAAAGGCGATGACGTCATGCGCATCTTACACATTGCAGCCGGTCCGAGGGTCGGAAAGATTTTGGCGGCGTTGCTTGAGGAGGCGCTGGAGCACCCGGAGTTGAATGACGCGGCGGTTCTTGAAAAGCACGTGCGTGAGCTCGGTGCGCTCTCCGAAAAAGAACTTGACGCCATCGCCGCCAAAGCCAAAAAAAGCGCGGCGAATGCGCAAGAGCGGATAGATGCGGAGATCAAGAAAAAGTATTTTGTGCAGTGA
- a CDS encoding type II toxin-antitoxin system HicB family antitoxin translates to MTYKSTAIITREGKWFVARSLELGITSQGKTIEGAKKNLEEALALYLEDMPARRRTLAKESPLVTSVEVGNG, encoded by the coding sequence ATGACGTACAAATCAACGGCAATCATTACGCGAGAAGGAAAATGGTTTGTGGCGCGTTCACTTGAGCTCGGCATTACGAGTCAGGGAAAAACCATTGAAGGCGCTAAAAAGAATCTTGAGGAGGCACTTGCGCTCTATCTTGAAGATATGCCAGCACGCCGGCGCACGCTAGCGAAAGAATCGCCGTTGGTAACCTCTGTTGAAGTGGGAAATGGCTAA
- a CDS encoding type II toxin-antitoxin system HicA family toxin: MAKTFSGKEVVRILCRAFGFVFVSQCGSHVKLRKRVGGKVLTTIVPMHRSLVRGTLLGALELAEVDEEDFRKAA; the protein is encoded by the coding sequence ATGGCTAAAACATTTTCCGGTAAGGAAGTTGTGCGTATTCTGTGCCGCGCGTTTGGTTTTGTTTTTGTATCGCAGTGCGGGAGCCATGTGAAGCTGCGGAAAAGGGTCGGTGGGAAGGTATTAACGACCATCGTGCCGATGCATCGTTCGCTGGTGCGCGGCACCTTGCTTGGCGCACTTGAACTCGCAGAGGTGGACGAGGAAGATTTTCGGAAAGCGGCGTAG
- a CDS encoding glycosyltransferase 87 family protein, which translates to MPSLLSRSPQLRMFLVAIVAVGIVGAAFHALGFFGAPINLVYSDVLGFYERASAPGFAYVSKPIEYPVLTGLFIEDAARLGGSRAGYYVVSMLALLGFAIGTTYLLYKVALRPASPELQRGEQAQGITVSRLWRYWIFAPSMFLFATYNWDLMAVFFSVAAFYLASRDRRGLAAIFLALGFCAKFYPVLYFIPLLLLATTWREWVKLCAIFGATALVVNLPFMLLNFDGWSYFFTLNSARNSNPDSIWTILRFFFSDAAVGVPAINAISLGLFAAGYFGMLWRFRRSPFLYLCFVATLLFLITNKIFSPQYILWLLPFFVLLPSVKNWQFYGLELSNIAVFFSILPWFFLGKDMFYFYLASPFVILRHVVLTMLFVGVMKKLNNGLRAG; encoded by the coding sequence ATGCCTTCGTTACTCTCGCGTTCTCCGCAACTGCGGATGTTTCTCGTCGCGATTGTGGCGGTTGGAATTGTGGGCGCCGCATTTCACGCTCTCGGTTTTTTCGGTGCGCCGATTAATTTGGTATATAGCGATGTGTTGGGGTTTTATGAGCGCGCATCGGCGCCGGGGTTTGCATATGTGAGTAAGCCGATAGAGTATCCGGTACTTACTGGACTATTCATTGAGGATGCGGCGCGCCTTGGAGGCAGCCGCGCGGGATACTACGTGGTGAGTATGCTCGCATTGCTGGGGTTTGCGATCGGGACGACGTACCTATTATATAAGGTAGCCCTTCGACCCGCTTCGCCGGAGCTTCAGCGAGGCGAGCAGGCTCAGGGAATAACGGTTTCGCGGTTGTGGAGGTATTGGATTTTCGCGCCGTCCATGTTTTTATTTGCTACATATAACTGGGACTTGATGGCTGTTTTCTTTTCGGTCGCGGCGTTCTATTTGGCATCGCGCGATCGCAGGGGACTTGCCGCGATTTTTCTTGCATTAGGATTTTGCGCGAAGTTTTATCCGGTGCTGTATTTCATTCCGTTGCTGCTTCTTGCGACAACGTGGCGTGAATGGGTAAAGTTGTGCGCTATCTTTGGCGCAACCGCGCTGGTTGTGAATTTGCCGTTTATGCTCCTGAACTTTGACGGGTGGTCATATTTTTTCACGCTGAACAGCGCGCGGAACTCTAATCCGGATTCCATTTGGACCATTCTAAGATTTTTCTTCTCCGACGCTGCGGTCGGAGTTCCCGCAATCAACGCAATTTCGCTCGGGCTTTTTGCGGCGGGATATTTTGGTATGCTTTGGAGATTTCGCCGCTCCCCGTTTCTTTACCTCTGTTTTGTGGCAACATTGCTTTTCCTCATCACAAATAAAATCTTTTCACCGCAGTATATTTTATGGCTGCTGCCGTTTTTTGTGTTGCTCCCATCTGTGAAAAATTGGCAATTTTACGGACTTGAGCTTTCTAACATCGCGGTATTCTTTTCAATCTTGCCGTGGTTCTTTTTAGGCAAAGACATGTTTTATTTTTATCTCGCGAGTCCGTTTGTTATTTTGCGGCACGTTGTACTCACCATGCTTTTCGTGGGTGTGATGAAAAAACTCAACAATGGCTTGCGTGCGGGATAA
- a CDS encoding methionine--tRNA ligase subunit beta yields MPISFDDFKKVELRVGKILSAERVEGSEKLLKLAVDLGSPSAVGGPSTSSGTIVTQDIRQVIAGIGKVYDPATLVGRSAVFVANLEPRMIMGLESQGMILATDDEKGPVLLAPDREVLPGAGLH; encoded by the coding sequence ATGCCTATCTCATTTGATGATTTTAAAAAAGTGGAGTTGCGCGTCGGGAAGATTTTGTCCGCCGAGCGCGTGGAGGGGTCGGAGAAATTGCTGAAGCTCGCGGTGGATCTCGGTAGTCCTTCTGCTGTTGGTGGCCCTTCGACTAGCTCAGGGACTATTGTTACGCAAGACATCCGTCAGGTGATTGCCGGCATCGGGAAAGTATACGACCCCGCGACGCTTGTTGGGCGATCGGCGGTGTTTGTCGCAAACCTTGAGCCGCGGATGATCATGGGATTGGAGAGCCAAGGAATGATTCTCGCAACCGATGACGAAAAAGGCCCGGTGCTTTTGGCGCCGGACCGCGAGGTGTTGCCCGGGGCGGGGCTGCATTAA